In Pochonia chlamydosporia 170 chromosome 3, whole genome shotgun sequence, the following are encoded in one genomic region:
- a CDS encoding chaperonin (similar to Metarhizium acridum CQMa 102 XP_007807653.1), translating into MATSIRSIRALAPLLDRVLVQRIKAETKTASGIFLPESSVEKLNEAKVLAVGPGALDKKGNRLPMGVTVGDRVLIPSFGGSPVKAGEEEYQLFRDSEILAKINE; encoded by the exons ATG GCTACTTCAATTCGATCCATCCGAGCCCTCGCTCCCCTGCTGGACCGCGTCCTCGTCCAGCGCATCAAGGCCGAGACCAAGACTGCAAGCGGCATCTTCCTCCCCGAATCCAGCGTCGAGAAGTTGAACGAGGCCAAGGTCCTGGCCGTTGGACCCGGTGCCCTGGACAAGAAGGGCAACCGCCTGCCCATGGGTGTGACCGTTGGCGACCGTGTCTTGATCCCCTCG TTTGGTGGTTCGCCTGTCAAGGCCGGCGAGGAGGAGTACCAGCTGTTCCGTGACAGCGA GATTCTGGCCAAGATCAACGAGTAA